One window of Kryptolebias marmoratus isolate JLee-2015 linkage group LG3, ASM164957v2, whole genome shotgun sequence genomic DNA carries:
- the ftr84 gene encoding tripartite motif-containing protein 16, with product MADSGFPLPPDSFCPLCADGLRDSVTIPCGDTYCLECIKIYWDQFDHLGVYSCPQCRATFTPRPVLRRNLPDVQHQHRQQLPELTPFPDLHRESYCDFCVGRRNKAVKSCLVCLAYYCETHIKPHYESSTFKRHKLVDETGHLDRKICPQHEKGLELFCRSDQMCICVLCTVREHRSHNITSAEEERIEKQKVLVVTQSEVQHIISERMKELQELKHNVEVLKNAAHRAQTESDKTFHEMLQAVERWKAEINQMIMSNMQAAMSQAEGYVERLEQEIMELQRRDAELRQILETEDNIHFLQNFPTLCVPPEAMVPKVLINPQFSFGEMSKTATEMKENLDDICKKELSKISKTVSETPVYILLPRNGDKRLKIPSRVDFQEPKARGDFLRYSCKLSFDPNTVYKELVLSDGNQRVTRKKTMQFYSDHPERFDGFSQVLCKEPLSGFRFYWEAEWSGEFSIGVAYKSISRKGKNSHSLLGYNDKSWSLLCSDSGYSAWHNKVDRDLPDAPRASRIGVYLDYAGNILAFYSISDTMQLIHRFKAQFSEPLYAGFGVGSSVTLCQLKQNTMPYT from the exons ATGGCTGATTCAGGTTTCCCATTACCTCCAGATTCTTTCTGTCCACTGTGTGCAGATGGACTGAGGGACTCAGTCACCATTCCCTGTGGGGATACGTACTGCCTGGAGTGCATCAAGATCTACTGGGACCAGTTTGACCACTTGGGCGTGTACAGCTGCCCTCAGTGCCGTGCAACCTTCACACCGCGGCCCGTCCTGAGACGGAACCTACCAGATGTCCAGCACCAGCATCGCCAGCAGCTTCCAGAGCTCACTCCTTTTCCCGACCTGCACCGGGAGTCCTACTGTGATTTCTGCGTTGGCCGGCGCAATAAGGCTGTGAAGTCATGTCTCGTGTGCCTGGCTTACTATTGCGAAACACATATCAAGCCTCATTATGAGTCAAGTACCTTCAAGAGGCACAAGCTGGTGGATGAGACAGGCCACCTGGACCGGAAGATCTGCCCCCAACATGAGAAAGGCCTGGAGCTGTTCTGTCGCTCTGACCAGATGTGTATCTGTGTACTGTGCACTGTCCGAGAACACCGCAGCCACAATATCACTTCAGCAGAGGAAGAGCGCATCGAGAAACAA AAAGTTCTGGTGGTGACCCAGTCTGAGGTGCAGCACATCATTTCAGAGAGgatgaaggagctgcaggagctcaaGCATAACGTTGAGGTTCTAAAA AATGCTGCCCACCGCGCACAGACAGAAAGCGATAAGACCTTCCACGAAATGCTGCAGGCGGTCGAACGCTGGAAGGCGGAAATCAACCAGATGATAATGTCCAACATGCAGGCGGCAATGTCACAAGCCGAAGGTTACGTGGAGCGCCTGGAGCAGGAGATAATGGAGCTGCAGCGCCGAGATGCAGAACTACGGCAGATCCTTGAAACAGAGGACAACATTCACTTTCTGCAG AATTTTCCGACTCTGTGCGTCCCTCCGGAGGCCATGGTCCCAAAAGTTCTCATCAACCCTCAGTTCTCCTTTGGGGAGATGAGCAAAACAGCCACAGAGATGAAAGAAAACCTGGATGATATCTGCAAAAAGGAACTGAGCAAAATCTCCAAAACAG TCAGTGAAACTCCGGTCTACATCCTTTTGCCGAGGAACGGAGACAAACGTCTCAAAA TTCCTTCCAGAGTTGATTTTCAGGAGCCAAAAGCGAGAGGTGACTTCTTGAGAT ATTCATGCAAGCTGTCCTTTGATCCAAACACGGTCTATAAAGAGCTGGTCTTGTCAGACGGGAATCAGAGGGTCACTCGAAAGAAAACGATGCAGTTTTACTCTGATCACCCCGAGCGCTTTGACGGCTTCTCCCAGGTGCTGTGCAAGGAACCACTGTCTGGTTTCAGGTTTTACTGGGAGGCCGAGTGGAGCGGGGAGTTCTCCATCGGGGTGGCCTACAAGAGCATCAGCCGGAAAGGCAAAAATTCCCACAGCCTTTTGGGTTACAACGACAAGTCGTGGAGTCTCCTGTGCTCAGATTCAGGATATTCAGCCTGGCACAATAAAGTAGACAGAGATCTTCCAGATGCTCCCAGAGCCTCTCGAATAGGTGTGTACTTAGACTATGCAGGCAACATTTTGGCCTTCTATTCAATATCAGACACGATGCAGCTCATCCACAGATTCAAAGCTCAGTTCAGTGAGCCTTTGTATGCTGGTTTTGGGGTTGGCTCATCAGTAACCCTGTGCCAGCTGAAACAGAACACCATGCcttatacttaa
- the LOC108247214 gene encoding ecto-ADP-ribosyltransferase 4-like yields MPPPRKMQTCPKTCLLTFCVLLEGLLIFTVIYLSLSWEEIVGESSTRDLTYDLSNNTFDDCGSKVTVVSDETVRRKWNTCRANFSQAWRGSEQNLKKSTHSYMENHHSLALYLFTNMMLQPVNQNFESAERASKQKDTFEPFSLYSSLSQAIQILKHNQMTCLKTNYRTETLFQHNISGKQVRFSTFILGYEGWSFAGNVLCFEMYSCFGANITPYSALKQKSQVLIPPYEVFIVTGVQKQTKGCKITYKLRSNINCVYDRENNKLHSITALPVEGIWLIFTIICFVIMSLFLPCVILKFHHKMNSVCRVAPLQHSTSI; encoded by the exons ATGCCACCACCCCGGAAGATGCAAACTTGTCCAAAAACATGTCTCCTTACTTTCTGTGTTCTTTTAGAGGGTCTTCTAATATTTACAGTTATTTATCTGTCGCTCAGCTGGGAGGAGATTGTTGGAGAG AGTTCTACTCGGGATCTGACCTATGACCTTAGCAACAACACGTTCGATGACTGCGGATCCAAAGTTACAGTTGTGTCTGATGAGACTGTAAGGAGAAAATGGAATACTTGCAGAGCAAATTTCAGTCAAGCCTGGAGAGGTTCAgagcaaaacctgaaaaaatCAACTCACAGTTACATGGAGAACCACCACTCGTTGGCTTTATACCTGTTTACAAATATGATGCTACAGCCAGTCAATCAGAACTTTGAGTCTGCAGAAAGagcttcaaaacaaaaggacaCGTTTGAGCCGTTTTCCCTTTATTCCTCCTTGAGTCAAGCTATTCAGATTTTGAAACACAATCAGATGAcatgtctgaaaacaaactatAGAACAGAGACTCTTTTCCAACACAACATCTCTGGCAAACAGGTTCGATTCAGCACCTTTATTTTAGGTTATGAAGGGTGGAGTTTTGctggaaatgttttgtgtttcgAAATGTACTCGTGTTTTGGAGCAAACATAACACCATATTCTGCCTTAAAACAAAAGAGCCAAGTGCTGATTCCTCCCTATGAGGTTTTTATAGTCACTGGtgtccagaaacaaacaaaaggatgtAAAATCACCTATAAACTCAGAAGTAACATCAACTGTGTCTATGACAGAGAGAACAACAAGCTGCATTCAATAACTGCATTACCAGTGGAAGGAATCTGGCTCATTTTTACAATCATTTGCTTTGTAATCATGTCTCTTTTTCTTCCCTGTGTTATTTTGAAATTCCATCATAAGATGAATTCAGTCTGCAGAGTTGCACCTTTGCAGCACAGCACATCAATCTAA
- the LOC108241428 gene encoding ecto-ADP-ribosyltransferase 4-like: MKTNRLTLTSLCLLLVSAISNMQENGRIALSMSEQSVDDMYSTCSETMVGNVKNKYFTKETKSDLFKKVWQGAEKCANKSLSRKDKEDKALTKDHMQAICVYTGNNDQFYEKFNKAVRTEHKGYGSSFQYHSLHFWLTRAVQILCKNQNCHETYRRTKTEFVGKVNQEIRFGAFTSTSKLPSLTKFGHITCFKIKTCSGAFLKEYPRLGSHEQEVLIPPYEKFKITERCETEECKALQNLDDCKTVYVLQSAGVHSNLDCKLVKSTLI, encoded by the coding sequence GTCAGTGCCATCTCCAATATGCAAGAAAATGGACGCATCGCACTGAGCATGTCTGAACAGTCTGTTGATGACATGTACTCCACCTGCAGTGAAACAATGGTAGGGAACGTGaagaacaaatattttacaaaagaaaccaaaagtgACCTATTTAAAAAAGTGTGGCAAGGGgcagaaaaatgtgcaaacaagAGTTTATCACGTAAAGATAAAGAAGACAAGGCACTGACGAAGGACCACATGCAAGCGATTTGTGTTTACACTGGTAATAATGATCAATTTTATGAGAAATTTAACAAAGCAGTCAGAACTGAACATAAAGGCTATGGTTCCTCCTTTCAGTACCACTCCTTACATTTCTGGCTGACCAGGGCTGTCCAGATCCtctgtaaaaatcaaaactgtcATGAAACTTACCGTAGAACCAAAACAGAGTTTGTTGGCAAAGTCAACCAAGAAATTCGGTTTGGAGCTTTTACCTCCACTTCAAAATTGCCAAGTCTGACAAAATTTGGTCATATAACAtgcttcaaaataaagacaTGTTCAGGTGCTTTTTTGAAAGAATATCCTAGGCTTGGATCCCATGAGCAAGAGGTGCTCATACCACCGTATGAAAAGTTCAAAATAACTGAGAGATGTGAAACTGAAGAATGTAAAGCTTTACAAAATCTTGACGACTGCAAGACTGTCTATGTTCTGCAGAGTGCAGGAGTCCACAGCAATCTTGACTGCAAACTTGTAAAATCCACACTCATATAA
- the LOC108247217 gene encoding ecto-ADP-ribosyltransferase 5-like isoform X1, producing MARLVVWTAVLLMLESFIDTAKQNFVPLDMAPNCIDDVYLGCEDKMENKVKTKFLLNEKNQNRNFSLAWTEAEKYYNKKWRPKPGRKPSRTLNKEETMAIYVYTLDRPKIYLEFNDAVRSQKLKYKTTFKYHTLHFFLTSALKKLNALKPLTKRCFTSFRRVSSYFSQDVLNKQIRLGSFTSSSMGWYPRPDRYGDVTCFEIYTCFGVDISLYSKFGESEREALIPPYEVFKVAKMEKRSAQKKLPCEVVYKLVSTGKVISNLNCALLI from the exons ATGGCAAGGTTGGTTGTTTGGACAGCGGTGCTTTTGATGTTAGAAAGCTTCATAGACACTGCAAAG CAGAACTTTGTTCCACTGGACATGGCCCCAAACTGTATCGATGATGTGTACCTAGGCTGTGAAGACAAAATGGAGAACAAAGTAAAGACCAAGTTTCTGCTCAACGAGAAAAATCAGAACAGAAATTTTTCACTGGCGTGGACTGAAGCAGAGAAATACTACAACAAGAAATGGAGGCCTAAACCTGGGAGGAAACCCTCCAGGACCCTGAATAAAGAAGAGACCATGGCCATCTATGTTTACACACTCGACAGACCAAAGATCTACCTTGAATTCAATGATGCAGTTCGATCCCAGAAATTGAAGTACAAGACGACATTTAAATACCACACACTGCACTTTTTCCTCACGAGTGCCCTTAAAAAGCTAAACGCCCTCAAACCCCTGACAAAAAGATGCTTCACAAGCTTCAGGAGAGTCAGCAGCTACTTCAGCCAAGATGTTCTCAACAAACAGATCCGCCTTGGCTCCTTTACCTCCAGCTCCATGGGGTGGTACCCTCGTCCTGACAGATATGGTGATGTAACTTGCTTCGAGATTTACACGTGTTTCGGAGTAGATATCTCCTTGTACTCAAAGTTTGGCGAGTCAGAAAGAGAGGCACTAATTCCTCCTTATGAGGTCTTTAAAGTGGCAAAAATGGAGAAAAGGTCTGCGCAGAAGAAGCTTCCGTGTGAGGTTGTTTACAAACTGGTGAGCACAGGAAAAGTTATTTCCAATTTAAACTGTGCTCTTCTGATTTGA
- the LOC108247217 gene encoding ecto-ADP-ribosyltransferase 5-like isoform X2: MARLVVWTAVLLMLESFIDTAKNFVPLDMAPNCIDDVYLGCEDKMENKVKTKFLLNEKNQNRNFSLAWTEAEKYYNKKWRPKPGRKPSRTLNKEETMAIYVYTLDRPKIYLEFNDAVRSQKLKYKTTFKYHTLHFFLTSALKKLNALKPLTKRCFTSFRRVSSYFSQDVLNKQIRLGSFTSSSMGWYPRPDRYGDVTCFEIYTCFGVDISLYSKFGESEREALIPPYEVFKVAKMEKRSAQKKLPCEVVYKLVSTGKVISNLNCALLI; this comes from the exons ATGGCAAGGTTGGTTGTTTGGACAGCGGTGCTTTTGATGTTAGAAAGCTTCATAGACACTGCAAAG AACTTTGTTCCACTGGACATGGCCCCAAACTGTATCGATGATGTGTACCTAGGCTGTGAAGACAAAATGGAGAACAAAGTAAAGACCAAGTTTCTGCTCAACGAGAAAAATCAGAACAGAAATTTTTCACTGGCGTGGACTGAAGCAGAGAAATACTACAACAAGAAATGGAGGCCTAAACCTGGGAGGAAACCCTCCAGGACCCTGAATAAAGAAGAGACCATGGCCATCTATGTTTACACACTCGACAGACCAAAGATCTACCTTGAATTCAATGATGCAGTTCGATCCCAGAAATTGAAGTACAAGACGACATTTAAATACCACACACTGCACTTTTTCCTCACGAGTGCCCTTAAAAAGCTAAACGCCCTCAAACCCCTGACAAAAAGATGCTTCACAAGCTTCAGGAGAGTCAGCAGCTACTTCAGCCAAGATGTTCTCAACAAACAGATCCGCCTTGGCTCCTTTACCTCCAGCTCCATGGGGTGGTACCCTCGTCCTGACAGATATGGTGATGTAACTTGCTTCGAGATTTACACGTGTTTCGGAGTAGATATCTCCTTGTACTCAAAGTTTGGCGAGTCAGAAAGAGAGGCACTAATTCCTCCTTATGAGGTCTTTAAAGTGGCAAAAATGGAGAAAAGGTCTGCGCAGAAGAAGCTTCCGTGTGAGGTTGTTTACAAACTGGTGAGCACAGGAAAAGTTATTTCCAATTTAAACTGTGCTCTTCTGATTTGA
- the LOC108247224 gene encoding ecto-ADP-ribosyltransferase 4-like produces MAFRFQSFRFLRNWVVLCVSLLFVVLLLNSNSFLILRWPQRSAKERNTAVLPLDMATDSIDDMYNGCRSESVSTVELFGVFEWQVNRHFSVAWMLVERIAKKPVHKNLTDDHSKAVYVFTRFERIRQNFSRALRTGKHKYSTDRFRFHYFYFYLTDAIQVLNKNWASCRTMYHRTWKHFERNIINTYMRFGALTWAVSSKESFELNGNVSCFEIYTCFGADITHYSSTDQKGQVLIPTYEVFKVTDVLTDDLWCSVVYKLRSTEVPRTDQNCKLFQSLKTFFNPGLTQLHGANVVVMSTYLSLIMIISFILVKHNQKRYVATVLGGLLVVITVALLLSNKQSFMMV; encoded by the exons ATGGCGTTTAGGTTCCAGTCATTCAGATTCCTGCGAAACTGGGTGGTTCTTTGTGTGTCGTTGTTGTTTGTGGTCCTCCTGCTGAACAGTAACTCGTTTCTGATACTCCGGTGGCCTCAGAGATCTGCAAAG GAACGTAACACTGCTGTGTTACCTCTGGATATGGCTACAGATTCCATTGACGACATGTATAATGGCTGCCGATCTGAAAGTGTCTCTACGGTCGAACTGTTTGGTGTGTTTGAGTGGCAAGTCAATAGACACTTTAGTGTCGCCTGGATGTTAGTTGAGAGAATTGCAAAGAAACCAGTGCACAAGAACCTGACAGATGATCATTCCAAAGCTGTATATGTGTTCACAAGATTTGAACGCATTCGACAAAATTTCAGCAGAGCATTACGAACgggaaaacacaaatacagcacAGACAGGTTTAGGTTTCACTATTTCTACTTCTATTTGACAGATGCCATCCAAGTTCTGAATAAGAACTGGGCATCATGCAGAACCATGTATCACAGGACGTGGAAACACTTTGAGCGGAATATCATCAACACATACATGCGTTTTGGTGCTTTAACCTGGGCAGTATCAAGCAAGGAGTCGTTTGAGCTGAACGGCAACGTCTCCTGTTTTGAGATCTACACATGCTTTGGTGCTGACATCACACACTATTCCAGCACAGACCAAAAGGGACAGGTGCTCATTCCTACCTACGAGGTCTTTAAAGTTACAGATGTTCTGACAGATGATCTATGGTGCAGCGTGGTCTACAAGCTACGGAGCACCGAAGTACCAAGGACGGACCAGAACTGCAAACTGTTTCAaagtctaaaaacatttttcaatccGGGTTTGACACAGTTACACGGAGCCAATGTTGTTGTGATGTCAACATATTTGTCACTGATAatgatcatttcttttattcttgtAAAACATAACCAGAAGCGTTATGTGGCAACTGTGCTGGGGGGGTTGCTGGTGGTGATAACTGTTGCATTATTGTTGAGCAATAAGCAAAGTTTTATGATGGTGTGA